The proteins below are encoded in one region of Hordeum vulgare subsp. vulgare chromosome 3H, MorexV3_pseudomolecules_assembly, whole genome shotgun sequence:
- the LOC123445492 gene encoding probable calcium-binding protein CML10: protein MGKIKMPSLFRRRSSSKSRSSSPPPPQQQEEEGDRAASGAGSPARTAEEEMERVFRKFDANGDGRISRPELAALFESLGHAATDDELSRMMAEADADGDGFISLAEFAALNATAAGDDEEDLRLAFKVFDADGSGAISAAELARVLHGLGEKATVQQCRRMIEGVDKNGDGLISFDEFKVMMASGFAAKMA from the coding sequence ATGGGCAAGATCAAGATGCCGTCGCTGTTCCGCCGCCGCTCGTCCTCCAAGTCGCGgtcttcctcgccgccgccgccgcagcagcaggaggaggagggggaccgGGCGGCGTCGGGCGCGGGGTCCCCGGCGCGGACggcggaggaggagatggagcggGTGTTCCGCAAGTTCGACGCCAACGGCGACGGCCGGATCTCGCGGCCGGAGCTGGCGGCCCTCTTCGAGAGCCTGGGCCACGCGGCGACCGACGACGAGCTGTCCCGCATGATGGCGGAGGCGGACGCGGACGGCGACGGCTTCATCAGCCTGGCGGAGTTCGCGGCGCTGAACGCGACCGCGgcgggcgacgacgaggaggacctgCGGCTCGCCTTCAAGGTGTTCGACGCGGACGGCAGCGGCGCCATCTCCGCCGCCGAGCTGGCGCGCGTGCTCCACGGCCTCGGCGAGAAGGCCACGGTCCAGCAGTGCCGCCGCATGATCGAGGGCGTCGATAAGAACGGCGACGGCCTCATCTCCTTCGACGAGTTCAAGGTCATGATGGCCTCCGGCTTCGCCGCCAAGATGGCAtga